The Bombus pascuorum chromosome 9, iyBomPasc1.1, whole genome shotgun sequence genome has a window encoding:
- the LOC132910655 gene encoding tyrosine-protein kinase Abl isoform X4: MGAQQTKERIVPVGSAARQTRKQPRNLKESRLVGSNIFTEHSEALLQSRPLPHIPALPDGDPPNGSSIQSISQQVNIQQHTVVSSTGLLEAANRWTSKENLLAQEEDDPQLFVALYDFQAGGENQLSLKKGEQVRILSYNKSGEWCEAHSSTGQVGWVPSNYVTPVNSLEKHSWYHGRISRNAAEYLLSSGINGSFLVRESESSPGQRSISLRYEGRVYHYRINEDSEGKMFVTTESKFNTLAELVHHHSMLADGLITQLLYPAPKHNKPTVFPLSPEPDEWEINRTDIVMRHKLGGGQYGDVYEAVWKRYNMTVAVKTLKEDTMALKDFLEEAAIMKEMKHRNLVQLLGVCTREPPFYIITEFMSKGNLLDYLRNESKHQINAVVLMHMATQIASGMSYLESRNFIHRDLAARNCLVGENHLVKVADFGLARLMRDDTYTAHAGAKFPIKWTAPEGLAYNKFSTKSDVWAFGILLWEIATYGMSPYPGVDLTDVYHMLEKGYRMECPPGCPPKVYELMRQCWQWSAADRPTFKEIHHSLENMFQESSITEEVEKQLQGGGEIPLLSYKKSQTGSTGNIHGLVLVSEPLSSSDTTSSVTKLSTFTGGMSSKNNSSIVQMRRSTNKKGKQAPAPPKRTSLLSSCSSFRDSAYQEQDSQNTETNTMTLDDATDLNGIDKILEGGCEIEEDGEGSQGTAEPNFITQPSTSPEPIPGLTCSQKQIKPRPYPSKEPLPQKLVQVGALEVQNVKRAINRYGTLPKGARIGAYLESLRQSGMPSNQESTTVASSMTPGTVEQHEASIDNSQHRSLSPRQSNLRSQPQMTRSNSSSGVVNTYQPPNSPRTRVVAVRKNNQSDAVGLRTFRVSSNSNFRTASPSRSVQPSLADLEFPPPPADLPPPPDEIFSGQEQAELPPPISCSEISQIRNSPLSIRKAKSTDWRSKEDENEHQEDRNDVSNAEPSVKEACSRFGVNLRRRETQDNSCRTTDNKRTGFKSRIETIEPAAPPEEAPPPPPPPPPPVSTNSPPDSFERKPGMKEMLELKLINEIKQSAETKHGTTTKKPGVISSTPSALLDPASQLLSELCASFNMDSGQRHAQNEYAVSTLKTNEATQEQQLQIHNTHKDSCISSPVTESILSSGSVGFKLKRVDKRNNPQKEETSDGQIIDFKARLRKVENAEREKSLEEKSTITEQSSESEEQQDDKRRSTGSISSLKKLWENKESCDSQPHSPKLSVRGSSGKQETLDQTEDSPEDHSGASTRSQSSGSKSDTRLWPPPEPEKPVVPAKPLKPLCSSTKHFGSSIYATPNCTKSQHAEDDLSKQNTDSKTAKQIVLELSTLIENSVLNLKSSSTIVMTSWLQLSDKVGLLHGMCANLADSGIAPHARFQFRELLGRLELQARQLRAAGTRNVAENTRLLTDLQNTIKDVVNTVQR, encoded by the exons ATGGGTGCTCAACAAACTAAGGAGAGAATTGTTCCTGTCGGCTCTGCTGCGCGACAGACGCGCAAACAGCCTAGGAACCTCAAGGAATCCCGTCTTGTCGGCtctaatatatttacagaGCACAGCG AAGCTCTTTTACAAAGCAGACCGCTACCTCACATTCCGGCATTACCAGATGGTGATCCACCAAATGGGTCCAGCATTCAGTCAATTTCACAACAAGTGAATATTCAACAACATACTGTGGTTTCTTCCACTGGACTTTTGGAGGCTGCGAACAG GTGGACAAGTAAGGAAAATCTATTGGCACAAGAAGAGGATGATCCTCAACTATTTGTGGCTTTATATGATTTTCAAGCAGGTGGAGAAAATCAGCTCAGTCTTAAAAaag ggGAGCAAGTGCGCATTCTAAGTTATAATAAGAGTGGCGAATGGTGTGAAGCTCATTCAAGTACTGGTCAAGTAGGATGGGTTCCTTCAAATTATGTTACACCAGTAAATTCCTTGGAGAAACACTCCTGGTATCATGGAAGGATATCCAGGAACGCTGCAGAGTATCTCCTAAGCTCTGGTATAAATGGTAGCTTTCTGGTTCGTGAATCAGAAAGCAGTCCAGGTCAACGCAGTATTTCTCTGCGATATGAGGGTAGGGTATACCATTATAGGATTAACGAAGACAGTGAAGGGAAG atgtTTGTTACAACTGAAAGCAAATTTAATACTCTGGCAGAATTAGTACACCACCATTCAATGCTTGCTGATGGTTTAATTACACAATTACTTTATCCTGCACCAAAGCACAATAAACCTACTGTTTTCCCACTTAGCCCAG aacCTGATGAATGGGAAATTAATAGGACAGACATAGTCATGAGGCATAAATTAGGTGGGGGGCAATATGGGGATGTCTATGAAGCTGTATGGAAGAGGTATAATATGACTGTGGCTGTAAAAACCTTAAAG GAGGATACAATGGCTCTAAAAGACTTTCTGGAGGAAGCTGCAATAATGAAGGAAATGAAGCATAGAAATCTAGTTCAGTTATTAGGTGTATGTACTCGGGAACCGCCTTTCTACATCATTACAGAGTTCATGAGCAAAGGAAATTTGCTAGATTATTTGCGGAATGAGAGTAAACATCAAATAAATGCCGTCGTTTTGATGCATATGGCTACGCAGATCGCCAGTGGAATGAGTTACTTGGAAAGCAGAAATTTCATTCACAG AGATCTAGCGGCTCGAAACTGCCTAGTGGGTGAAAATCATCTGGTGAAGGTCGCAGACTTCGGCTTGGCCCGGTTGATGAGAGATGATACGTACACGGCTCACGCTGGAGCGAAATTCCCTATAAAATGGACTGCTCCAGAAGGATTagcatataataaattttctacgaaG TCTGATGTGTGGGCATTTGGCATCTTACTTTGGGAAATAGCAACCTATGGAATGTCTCCCTACCCTGGTGTTGATTTGACCGATGTCTATCATATGCTGGAAAAAGGCTACAGAATGGAATGTCCACCTGGATGTCCACCAAAAGTATATGAATTGATGCGGCAATGTTGGCAATGGTCTGCTGCTGATAGGCCCactttcaaagaaattcaCCATTCTCttgaaaatatgtttcaaGAATCTAGTATTACAGAAG AAGTTGAAAAGCAATTGCAAGGAGGAGGAGAAATTCCTTTACTTTCATACAAAAAATCTCAGACTGGTAGCACTGGAAACATCCATGGGCTTGTTCTAGTTTCTGAACCATTATCTTCTTCAG ATACTACCAGTTCAGTAACAAAACTGAGTACATTCACAGGTGGTATGTCAAGTAAGAACAATAGTAGTATCGTACAAATGAGACGTTCTACAAATAAAAAGGGGAAACAGGCTCCAGCCCCTCCAAAAAGAACGAG CTTGCTGTCGTCGTGCAGTTCGTTCCGCGACTCTGCCTATCAAGAGCAAGACTCTCAAAACACTGAAACGAACACCATGACTCTCGACGATGCCACGGATCTAAATGGTATTGATAAGATTCTCGAAG GAGGCTGTGAAATCGAGGAGGATGGAGAGGGTTCTCAGGGTACGGCGGAACCAAACTTTATCACTCAACCTTCAACGTCTCCGGAACCTATACCTGGCTTGACCTGTTCACAAAAACAAATTAAGCCAAGACCTTATCCATCGAAAGAGCCATTACCACAAAAG ttggTACAAGTTGGTGCATTAGAAGTACAGAACGTAAAAAGAGCCATTAATCGTTACGGTACATTGCCAAAAGGTGCTAGAATTGGCGCGTATTTAGAGTCTTTACGTCAGAGTGGCATGCCATCGAATCAGGAATCGACGACAGTGGCTTCTTCCATGACACCTGGCACAGTGGAACAACATGAAGCATCTATCGACAATTCGCAACACAGATCTCTTTCTCCTCGTCAAAGTAATTTACGAAGTCAGCCTCAAATGACTCGTAGTAATTCTTCAAGCGGTGTTGTTAATACTTATCAACCTCCAAATTCTCCCCGTACTCGAGTAGTAGCTGTAAGAAAGAATAATCAGTCTGATGCTGTCGGTTTAAGAACTTTTCGGGTTTCAAGTAACTCTAATTTTCGTACTGCGAGCCCATCGAGATCTGTTCAACCGTCGTTAGCTGACTTGGAGTTTCCTCCTCCACCCGCAGATTTGCCTCCTCCACCagatgaaattttttctgGACAAGAACAAGCTGAACTACCACCTCCTATTTCTTGCAGcgaaatttctcaaataagAAATTCTCCTTTATCCATAAGAAAAGCAAAGAGCACAGATTGGCGTTCAAAGGAGGATGAAAATGAGCATCAAGAAGACAGGAATGATGTTAGTAACGCAGAACCCTCTGTGAAAGAAGCGTGTTCGAGGTTTGGAGTTAATTTGAGACGCAGAGAAACTCAAGATAACTCGTGTAGAACTACTGATAATAAAAGAACCGGTTTTAAGTCCAGGATAGAAACAATCGAGCCTGCTGCACCACCAGAAGAAGCACCACCGCctcctccaccacctccaccaCCAGTTTCCACAAATTCACCTCCTGATAGTTTTGAACGGAAGCCTGGAATGAAAGAGATGTTGGAATTGAAgctaataaatgaaattaaacaaagtGCAGAAACTAAACATGGTACAACTACGAAAAAACCTGGAGTAATAAGCAGTACTCCATCTGCTCTTTTGGATCCAGCATCACAATTACTTTCGGAACTCTGTGCTAGTTTTAACATGGATTCTGGACAAAG ACACGCTCAAAATGAGTATGCTGTATCAACTTTAAAAACCAACGAAGCAACTCAAGAACAACAACTTCAAATACATAATACTCATAAAGATTCATGCATATCTTCTCCAGTAACTGAGTCGATACTCTCTAGCGGAAGTGTCGGTTTTAAGTTGAAGAGAGTAGATAAGCGAAATAATCCGCAGAAGGAGGAAACATCTGATGGACAAATAATCGATTTCAAGGCCAGACTTCGAAAAGTTGAGAATGCAGAAAGGGAAAAATCGTTAGAAGAGAAAAGTACTATCACTGAACAATCTTCAGAATCAGAAGAACAACAAGATGATAAGCGCAGAAGCACTGGTAGTATCAGCAGTTTAAAAAAGCTTTGGGAAAATAAAGAATCCTGTGATAGTCAGCCTCACAGTCCAAAACTCAGTGTCAGAGGAAGTAGCGGTAAACAAGAAACTCTTGACCAGACAGAAGATTCACCTGAAGATCATAGTGGAGCCTCAACCCGTAGTCAAAG ttCTGGTAGCAAAAGCGATACTAGACTATGGCCACCACCTGAACCAGAAAAACCAGTTGTTCCTGCAAAACCACTAAAACCATTGTGTTCTTCAACTAAACATTTTGGTTCTTCGATTTACGCAACACCAAACTGTACGAAATCCCAACATGCAGAAGATGATCTAAGTAAACAGAATACAGACTCAAAAACCGCAAAACAGATCGTATTGGAACTTTCAACATTAATTGAGAACAGcgtattaaatttgaaaagtaGCTCAACGATAGTAATGACTAGCTGGCTTCAACTTTCAGACAAGGTAGGGCTGTTACATGGAATGTGCGCTAATCTCGCAGACAGTGGTATCGCACCACATGCGCGGTTTCAGTTTCGCGAACTTCTTGGAAGGTTAGAGCTTCAGGCACGACAACTTCGTGCAGCTGGTACTCGAAATGTCGCAGAGAATACAAGACTTCTCACTGACCTCCAAAACACGATAAAGGATGTTGTCAATACCGTACAAAGATAA
- the LOC132910655 gene encoding tyrosine-protein kinase Abl isoform X1, producing the protein MGAQQTKERIVPVGSAARQTRKQPRNLKESRLVGSNIFTEHSEALLQSRPLPHIPALPDGDPPNGSSIQSISQQVNIQQHTVVSSTGLLEAANRWTSKENLLAQEEDDPQLFVALYDFQAGGENQLSLKKGEQVRILSYNKSGEWCEAHSSTGQVGWVPSNYVTPVNSLEKHSWYHGRISRNAAEYLLSSGINGSFLVRESESSPGQRSISLRYEGRVYHYRINEDSEGKMFVTTESKFNTLAELVHHHSMLADGLITQLLYPAPKHNKPTVFPLSPEPDEWEINRTDIVMRHKLGGGQYGDVYEAVWKRYNMTVAVKTLKEDTMALKDFLEEAAIMKEMKHRNLVQLLGVCTREPPFYIITEFMSKGNLLDYLRNESKHQINAVVLMHMATQIASGMSYLESRNFIHRDLAARNCLVGENHLVKVADFGLARLMRDDTYTAHAGAKFPIKWTAPEGLAYNKFSTKSDVWAFGILLWEIATYGMSPYPGVDLTDVYHMLEKGYRMECPPGCPPKVYELMRQCWQWSAADRPTFKEIHHSLENMFQESSITEEVEKQLQGGGEIPLLSYKKSQTGSTGNIHGLVLVSEPLSSSDTTSSVTKLSTFTGGMSSKNNSSIVQMRRSTNKKGKQAPAPPKRTSLLSSCSSFRDSAYQEQDSQNTETNTMTLDDATDLNGIDKILEGIARDLATMAQGTIATGGCEIEEDGEGSQGTAEPNFITQPSTSPEPIPGLTCSQKQIKPRPYPSKEPLPQKLVQVGALEVQNVKRAINRYGTLPKGARIGAYLESLRQSGMPSNQESTTVASSMTPGTVEQHEASIDNSQHRSLSPRQSNLRSQPQMTRSNSSSGVVNTYQPPNSPRTRVVAVRKNNQSDAVGLRTFRVSSNSNFRTASPSRSVQPSLADLEFPPPPADLPPPPDEIFSGQEQAELPPPISCSEISQIRNSPLSIRKAKSTDWRSKEDENEHQEDRNDVSNAEPSVKEACSRFGVNLRRRETQDNSCRTTDNKRTGFKSRIETIEPAAPPEEAPPPPPPPPPPVSTNSPPDSFERKPGMKEMLELKLINEIKQSAETKHGTTTKKPGVISSTPSALLDPASQLLSELCASFNMDSGQRHAQNEYAVSTLKTNEATQEQQLQIHNTHKDSCISSPVTESILSSGSVGFKLKRVDKRNNPQKEETSDGQIIDFKARLRKVENAEREKSLEEKSTITEQSSESEEQQDDKRRSTGSISSLKKLWENKESCDSQPHSPKLSVRGSSGKQETLDQTEDSPEDHSGASTRSQSSGSKSDTRLWPPPEPEKPVVPAKPLKPLCSSTKHFGSSIYATPNCTKSQHAEDDLSKQNTDSKTAKQIVLELSTLIENSVLNLKSSSTIVMTSWLQLSDKVGLLHGMCANLADSGIAPHARFQFRELLGRLELQARQLRAAGTRNVAENTRLLTDLQNTIKDVVNTVQR; encoded by the exons ATGGGTGCTCAACAAACTAAGGAGAGAATTGTTCCTGTCGGCTCTGCTGCGCGACAGACGCGCAAACAGCCTAGGAACCTCAAGGAATCCCGTCTTGTCGGCtctaatatatttacagaGCACAGCG AAGCTCTTTTACAAAGCAGACCGCTACCTCACATTCCGGCATTACCAGATGGTGATCCACCAAATGGGTCCAGCATTCAGTCAATTTCACAACAAGTGAATATTCAACAACATACTGTGGTTTCTTCCACTGGACTTTTGGAGGCTGCGAACAG GTGGACAAGTAAGGAAAATCTATTGGCACAAGAAGAGGATGATCCTCAACTATTTGTGGCTTTATATGATTTTCAAGCAGGTGGAGAAAATCAGCTCAGTCTTAAAAaag ggGAGCAAGTGCGCATTCTAAGTTATAATAAGAGTGGCGAATGGTGTGAAGCTCATTCAAGTACTGGTCAAGTAGGATGGGTTCCTTCAAATTATGTTACACCAGTAAATTCCTTGGAGAAACACTCCTGGTATCATGGAAGGATATCCAGGAACGCTGCAGAGTATCTCCTAAGCTCTGGTATAAATGGTAGCTTTCTGGTTCGTGAATCAGAAAGCAGTCCAGGTCAACGCAGTATTTCTCTGCGATATGAGGGTAGGGTATACCATTATAGGATTAACGAAGACAGTGAAGGGAAG atgtTTGTTACAACTGAAAGCAAATTTAATACTCTGGCAGAATTAGTACACCACCATTCAATGCTTGCTGATGGTTTAATTACACAATTACTTTATCCTGCACCAAAGCACAATAAACCTACTGTTTTCCCACTTAGCCCAG aacCTGATGAATGGGAAATTAATAGGACAGACATAGTCATGAGGCATAAATTAGGTGGGGGGCAATATGGGGATGTCTATGAAGCTGTATGGAAGAGGTATAATATGACTGTGGCTGTAAAAACCTTAAAG GAGGATACAATGGCTCTAAAAGACTTTCTGGAGGAAGCTGCAATAATGAAGGAAATGAAGCATAGAAATCTAGTTCAGTTATTAGGTGTATGTACTCGGGAACCGCCTTTCTACATCATTACAGAGTTCATGAGCAAAGGAAATTTGCTAGATTATTTGCGGAATGAGAGTAAACATCAAATAAATGCCGTCGTTTTGATGCATATGGCTACGCAGATCGCCAGTGGAATGAGTTACTTGGAAAGCAGAAATTTCATTCACAG AGATCTAGCGGCTCGAAACTGCCTAGTGGGTGAAAATCATCTGGTGAAGGTCGCAGACTTCGGCTTGGCCCGGTTGATGAGAGATGATACGTACACGGCTCACGCTGGAGCGAAATTCCCTATAAAATGGACTGCTCCAGAAGGATTagcatataataaattttctacgaaG TCTGATGTGTGGGCATTTGGCATCTTACTTTGGGAAATAGCAACCTATGGAATGTCTCCCTACCCTGGTGTTGATTTGACCGATGTCTATCATATGCTGGAAAAAGGCTACAGAATGGAATGTCCACCTGGATGTCCACCAAAAGTATATGAATTGATGCGGCAATGTTGGCAATGGTCTGCTGCTGATAGGCCCactttcaaagaaattcaCCATTCTCttgaaaatatgtttcaaGAATCTAGTATTACAGAAG AAGTTGAAAAGCAATTGCAAGGAGGAGGAGAAATTCCTTTACTTTCATACAAAAAATCTCAGACTGGTAGCACTGGAAACATCCATGGGCTTGTTCTAGTTTCTGAACCATTATCTTCTTCAG ATACTACCAGTTCAGTAACAAAACTGAGTACATTCACAGGTGGTATGTCAAGTAAGAACAATAGTAGTATCGTACAAATGAGACGTTCTACAAATAAAAAGGGGAAACAGGCTCCAGCCCCTCCAAAAAGAACGAG CTTGCTGTCGTCGTGCAGTTCGTTCCGCGACTCTGCCTATCAAGAGCAAGACTCTCAAAACACTGAAACGAACACCATGACTCTCGACGATGCCACGGATCTAAATGGTATTGATAAGATTCTCGAAG GTATTGCGCGAGATCTCGCGACGATGGCTCAAGGAACGATTGCTACAGGAGGCTGTGAAATCGAGGAGGATGGAGAGGGTTCTCAGGGTACGGCGGAACCAAACTTTATCACTCAACCTTCAACGTCTCCGGAACCTATACCTGGCTTGACCTGTTCACAAAAACAAATTAAGCCAAGACCTTATCCATCGAAAGAGCCATTACCACAAAAG ttggTACAAGTTGGTGCATTAGAAGTACAGAACGTAAAAAGAGCCATTAATCGTTACGGTACATTGCCAAAAGGTGCTAGAATTGGCGCGTATTTAGAGTCTTTACGTCAGAGTGGCATGCCATCGAATCAGGAATCGACGACAGTGGCTTCTTCCATGACACCTGGCACAGTGGAACAACATGAAGCATCTATCGACAATTCGCAACACAGATCTCTTTCTCCTCGTCAAAGTAATTTACGAAGTCAGCCTCAAATGACTCGTAGTAATTCTTCAAGCGGTGTTGTTAATACTTATCAACCTCCAAATTCTCCCCGTACTCGAGTAGTAGCTGTAAGAAAGAATAATCAGTCTGATGCTGTCGGTTTAAGAACTTTTCGGGTTTCAAGTAACTCTAATTTTCGTACTGCGAGCCCATCGAGATCTGTTCAACCGTCGTTAGCTGACTTGGAGTTTCCTCCTCCACCCGCAGATTTGCCTCCTCCACCagatgaaattttttctgGACAAGAACAAGCTGAACTACCACCTCCTATTTCTTGCAGcgaaatttctcaaataagAAATTCTCCTTTATCCATAAGAAAAGCAAAGAGCACAGATTGGCGTTCAAAGGAGGATGAAAATGAGCATCAAGAAGACAGGAATGATGTTAGTAACGCAGAACCCTCTGTGAAAGAAGCGTGTTCGAGGTTTGGAGTTAATTTGAGACGCAGAGAAACTCAAGATAACTCGTGTAGAACTACTGATAATAAAAGAACCGGTTTTAAGTCCAGGATAGAAACAATCGAGCCTGCTGCACCACCAGAAGAAGCACCACCGCctcctccaccacctccaccaCCAGTTTCCACAAATTCACCTCCTGATAGTTTTGAACGGAAGCCTGGAATGAAAGAGATGTTGGAATTGAAgctaataaatgaaattaaacaaagtGCAGAAACTAAACATGGTACAACTACGAAAAAACCTGGAGTAATAAGCAGTACTCCATCTGCTCTTTTGGATCCAGCATCACAATTACTTTCGGAACTCTGTGCTAGTTTTAACATGGATTCTGGACAAAG ACACGCTCAAAATGAGTATGCTGTATCAACTTTAAAAACCAACGAAGCAACTCAAGAACAACAACTTCAAATACATAATACTCATAAAGATTCATGCATATCTTCTCCAGTAACTGAGTCGATACTCTCTAGCGGAAGTGTCGGTTTTAAGTTGAAGAGAGTAGATAAGCGAAATAATCCGCAGAAGGAGGAAACATCTGATGGACAAATAATCGATTTCAAGGCCAGACTTCGAAAAGTTGAGAATGCAGAAAGGGAAAAATCGTTAGAAGAGAAAAGTACTATCACTGAACAATCTTCAGAATCAGAAGAACAACAAGATGATAAGCGCAGAAGCACTGGTAGTATCAGCAGTTTAAAAAAGCTTTGGGAAAATAAAGAATCCTGTGATAGTCAGCCTCACAGTCCAAAACTCAGTGTCAGAGGAAGTAGCGGTAAACAAGAAACTCTTGACCAGACAGAAGATTCACCTGAAGATCATAGTGGAGCCTCAACCCGTAGTCAAAG ttCTGGTAGCAAAAGCGATACTAGACTATGGCCACCACCTGAACCAGAAAAACCAGTTGTTCCTGCAAAACCACTAAAACCATTGTGTTCTTCAACTAAACATTTTGGTTCTTCGATTTACGCAACACCAAACTGTACGAAATCCCAACATGCAGAAGATGATCTAAGTAAACAGAATACAGACTCAAAAACCGCAAAACAGATCGTATTGGAACTTTCAACATTAATTGAGAACAGcgtattaaatttgaaaagtaGCTCAACGATAGTAATGACTAGCTGGCTTCAACTTTCAGACAAGGTAGGGCTGTTACATGGAATGTGCGCTAATCTCGCAGACAGTGGTATCGCACCACATGCGCGGTTTCAGTTTCGCGAACTTCTTGGAAGGTTAGAGCTTCAGGCACGACAACTTCGTGCAGCTGGTACTCGAAATGTCGCAGAGAATACAAGACTTCTCACTGACCTCCAAAACACGATAAAGGATGTTGTCAATACCGTACAAAGATAA